One Lutra lutra chromosome 18, mLutLut1.2, whole genome shotgun sequence genomic window carries:
- the LOC125090837 gene encoding LOW QUALITY PROTEIN: acyl-coenzyme A synthetase ACSM4, mitochondrial-like (The sequence of the model RefSeq protein was modified relative to this genomic sequence to represent the inferred CDS: inserted 1 base in 1 codon) encodes MIFSRYQTFRFIWLAKPAGRYLHKDHQLWSPLTLADFEAINRCEKSLPKNFNFAGDVLDQWSQKEKTGERPANPALWWVNGKGDEVKWSFEELGSLSRKAANVLTNPCGLKRGDRVAVILPRIPEWWLINVACMRTGLVFMPGTTQLRAKDILYRLQASKAKCIVASEEVVLAVESIISECPDLKSKLLVSPHSQSGWLSFQELFQSASAEHNCVETGSQEPMAIYFTSGTTGSPKMAQHSQSSLGIGYALCGRYWLDLKSSDIMWNMSDTGWIKAAIGSVFSTWLQGACVFVHRMAQFDTDTFLDTLTTYPITTLCSAPTVYRMLVQKDLKRYKFKKLRHCLTGGEPLNPEVLEQWKAQTGLELYEGYGQTEVGIICANQKEQEIKLGSMGKGVLPYDVHIIDENGNILPPGKEGEIALRLKSTXAFCFFSEYVDNPEKTAATIRGDFYTTGDRGVIDSDGYFWFVGRADDVIISSGFVHLPLLENTDSGPFEVESALIEHPAVVESAVVSSPDPVGGEVVKAFVVLSAPFIFFNPEKLILELQDHVKKSTAPYKYPRKVELFQNS; translated from the exons ATGATTTTTTCCCGATACCAGACATTCAGATTCATCTGGCTTGCCAAGCCAGCTGGCCGGTACCTTCACAAAGATCACCAGCTTTGGTCACCTCTGACTCTTGCTGACTTTGAAGCCATAAATCGCTGTGAGAAGTCACTGCCTAAGAACTTTAACTTTGCTGGGGATGTGCTGGACCAGTGGTCCCAAAAGGAGAAG ACAGGAGAGAGACCAGCCAACCCAGCCCTGTGGTGGGTGAATGGCAAAGGGGATGAGGTGAAATGGAGCTTTGAAGAACTGGGCTCCTTGTCCCGAAAGGCTGCCAATGTGCTCACCAACCCCTGTGGCCTGAAGAGAGGAGATCGAGTGGCCGTCATTCTGCCTCGTATCCCAGAGTGGTGGCTTATAAACGTGGCTTGTATGCGAACAG ggCTGGTCTTCATGCCAGGAACAACCCAGCTGAGAGCAAAAGATATTCTCTATCGGCTTCAAGCATCCAAGGCCAAGTGTATTGTGGCCAGTGAAGAGGTGGTCCTGGCAGTGGAGTCCATCATCTCAGAATGTCCTGACTTGAAGAGCAAACTCCTGGTGTCTCCACATAGCCAGAGTGGGTGGCTCAGCTTCCAGGAATTATTTCA ATCTGCCTCTGCGGAGCACAACTGTGTGGAGACAGGCAGTCAAGAACCAATGGCCATTTATTTCACCAGTGGGACCACAGGCTCTCCCAAGATGGCCCAGCACTCTCAAAGCAGCCTCGGAATTGGGTACGCCCTCTGTGGAAG GTATTGGCTAGACCTGAAGTCCTCAGATATCATGTGGAATATGTCTGACACTGGCTGGATCAAGGCTGCCATTGGCAGTGTGTTTTCAACCTGGCTTCAGGGAGCGTGTGTCTTTGTACATCGGATGGCCCAGTTTGACACTGACACCTTCCTAGAT ACTCTCACCACTTACCCCATCACCACCCTGTGCAGCGCCCCCACTGTGTACAGGATGCTTGTGCAGAAAGACCTGAAGAG ATATAAATTCAAGAAGCTACGGCACTGCTTGACAGGAGGGGAGCCACTCAACCCGGAGGTGCTGGAACAGTGGAAGGCCCAAACTGGGCTGGAACTGTATGAAGGCTATGGACAGACAGAAGTG GGAATAATTTGTGCCAatcagaaagaacaagaaattaaaCTGGGCTCAATGGGGAAAGGAGTACTACCCTATGACGTCCAC ATTATAGATGAAAATGGCAACATCCTACCACCTGGCAAAGAAGGGGAAATTGCCCTCAGACTAAAGTCTA TGgccttctgtttcttctctgaatATGTG GACAATCCAGAGAAAACTGCTGCTACAATAAGAGGGGATTTTTATACCACTGGAGACAGAGGAGTGATAGACAGTGATGGGTATTTCTGGTTTGTCGGCAGAGCTGATGATGTCATCATATCCTCTGGGTTTGTGCATTTGCCACTCTTAGAGA aCACCGACTCGGGGCCATTTGAAGTGGAGAGTGCACTAATTGAACACCCAGCTGTTGTTGAATCAGCTGTTGTCAGCAGTCCAGATCCAGTCGGAGGAGAG GTAGTGAAAGCTTTTGTTGTCTTATCTgcaccctttattttttt CAACCCAGAGAAATTAATTCTTGAACTTCAGGATCATGTGAAAAAATCAACTGCACCTTACAAATATCCAAGAAAG GTGGAATTGTTCCAGAACTCCTGA